One window of Burkholderia cepacia GG4 genomic DNA carries:
- a CDS encoding putative quinol monooxygenase: MNEVDRRSRSSEHEVLLVVSIQTLPGKRHEQIAAFERLAPIVRAEPGCRQYNLHPVVGDENGFVLIERWASAQALAAHDVTPHMIANDARTAAFRAAPAKVLRLAPDSVA, translated from the coding sequence ATGAACGAAGTCGATCGTCGAAGCCGGAGCAGCGAGCACGAGGTGCTGCTCGTCGTCTCGATTCAAACCCTTCCCGGAAAGCGTCACGAGCAGATTGCCGCATTTGAACGCCTGGCGCCCATTGTGCGGGCCGAACCCGGGTGTCGCCAGTACAACCTGCATCCCGTCGTCGGCGACGAGAACGGCTTCGTGCTGATCGAACGCTGGGCATCGGCACAAGCGCTGGCCGCTCACGACGTGACGCCTCACATGATCGCCAACGACGCACGGACCGCGGCGTTCAGGGCCGCACCCGCGAAGGTGCTGCGGCTGGCGCCCGACAGTGTCGCGTAG
- a CDS encoding amidohydrolase family protein: MTTEDQAAGTREAIDTLIANGCVITMDPQRRVIENGAVAVKGDRIVAVGDTAELQARYRAARTIDARRKAVLPGLIDSHAHAGHAMLRTIGGADGDAWSAAAETIYTRASDEAFWETESHLAALERLKAGVTTGVSLLGGGNSIMRVDDPVYARRHCDAVVRTGTRSIVAVGPSRPPAPRAYTRHTPDGSDTRDIDFDTMYDVCEDIIDSCHGDADGRIKIAVTLPVYGPEHDPELAQYEREFRDQAARYGALARARGLTFTQDGHRAGTLAFAHRELGLLGPTSFMSHSIDLTDDDIAACVETGTAIIHNPSAIMSIIGRCPVPELIDAGVTVAIASDGAAPDRGYDMFRHMWQCMHYHRRHFRDPDVLPHGKVLEMVTIDAAKALSLDHEIGSLEAGKLADVILVDLFRPHMMPMNMPVYRVTCFANAADVCMTMVGGQVLMEDRRVLSVDENEILERVMEVAATMIERSGLRRLLDEPKTLWGRSHY, encoded by the coding sequence ATGACTACCGAGGACCAAGCCGCCGGCACGCGCGAAGCGATCGACACCCTGATCGCGAACGGCTGCGTGATCACGATGGACCCGCAGCGGCGCGTGATCGAGAACGGCGCGGTCGCCGTGAAGGGCGACCGGATCGTCGCCGTCGGCGACACCGCCGAATTGCAGGCGCGCTACCGCGCCGCGCGCACGATCGACGCGCGCCGCAAGGCCGTGTTGCCGGGCCTGATCGATTCGCATGCGCACGCGGGCCACGCGATGCTGCGCACGATCGGCGGCGCGGACGGCGACGCCTGGTCGGCCGCGGCCGAGACGATCTACACGCGCGCGTCGGACGAGGCGTTCTGGGAAACCGAATCGCATCTCGCGGCGCTCGAACGGCTGAAGGCCGGCGTGACGACGGGCGTGTCGCTGCTCGGCGGCGGCAACTCGATCATGCGCGTCGACGATCCTGTCTACGCGCGGCGCCATTGCGACGCGGTCGTGCGCACCGGCACGCGCTCGATCGTCGCGGTCGGCCCGTCGCGCCCGCCCGCGCCGCGTGCGTACACGCGCCACACGCCGGACGGCAGCGACACGCGCGACATCGACTTCGACACGATGTACGACGTATGCGAAGACATCATCGACTCGTGCCACGGCGATGCCGACGGCCGAATCAAGATCGCGGTGACACTGCCGGTCTACGGGCCGGAGCATGACCCGGAGCTCGCGCAGTACGAGCGCGAATTCCGCGACCAGGCTGCGCGCTACGGCGCACTCGCGCGCGCGCGCGGGCTGACGTTCACGCAGGACGGGCACCGCGCGGGCACGCTCGCGTTCGCGCATCGCGAGCTCGGGCTGCTCGGCCCGACGTCGTTCATGTCGCACAGCATCGACCTGACCGATGACGACATCGCCGCGTGCGTGGAAACCGGCACCGCGATCATCCACAACCCGAGCGCGATCATGTCGATCATCGGCCGCTGCCCGGTGCCCGAACTGATCGATGCGGGCGTGACGGTCGCGATCGCGTCGGACGGCGCGGCGCCTGATCGCGGCTACGACATGTTCCGTCACATGTGGCAGTGCATGCACTACCATCGTCGCCATTTCCGCGACCCGGACGTGCTGCCGCACGGCAAGGTGCTGGAGATGGTGACGATCGACGCGGCGAAGGCGCTGTCGCTCGATCACGAGATCGGCTCGCTGGAAGCCGGCAAGCTTGCCGACGTCATCCTCGTCGACCTGTTCCGTCCGCACATGATGCCGATGAACATGCCCGTGTATCGCGTGACGTGTTTTGCGAACGCGGCCGACGTGTGCATGACGATGGTCGGCGGCCAAGTGTTGATGGAGGATCGTCGCGTGCTGTCGGTCGACGAGAACGAGATTCTCGAACGCGTGATGGAGGTCGCGGCGACCATGATCGAACGTAGCGGGTTGCGGCGCCTGCTCGACGAGCCGAAGACGCTGTGGGGGCGCAGTCACTACTGA
- a CDS encoding sodium:solute symporter family protein: MNASIIIIAAFAVFALAIGVNARRGRKLTLEQWAVGGRGFGSLLTFLLMAGEAFSTFSFLGASGWTYSKGVPAFYILSYGCLAFVIGYWMLPAVWRYAKERGLVSFADYFASKYDSRAIGVLVSVVAVFAMVSLLMIQLRGLGVIVSEMSYGLIPQSAAIWIAATLMAVYMVVSGIHGSASIAIFKDVLILAIAIFLGLYLPMHYYGGLGEMFAKIDAAHPELLRMPEHGFNLSWYNSTILLTSLGYYLYPHGFTAIYVAKDERALRRNVILMPLYQVLIAFLFLVGFAAVMTVHGLEGAQTDLALLRLVKQTFPAWFVGIVGGTGLLTALVPGSLIMLNASTTIARNIYREGFAPNATDREVTRVARIALPIFTLVVVYFVLRGGATFVTLAIFSSSLLTQLVPMLASSFLKRPFGTREGAFAGIVAGAIVIAMTNYYGVTLAALFPGASSTLTSINPGLVALAANAVVFIAISAVQRKLKARVAAPVGSA; the protein is encoded by the coding sequence ATGAACGCATCGATCATCATCATCGCGGCGTTCGCCGTGTTCGCGCTCGCGATCGGCGTGAATGCGCGGCGCGGCCGCAAGCTCACGCTCGAACAGTGGGCGGTCGGCGGGCGCGGCTTCGGCTCGCTGCTCACGTTCCTGCTGATGGCCGGCGAGGCGTTCTCGACGTTCTCGTTCCTCGGCGCGAGCGGCTGGACCTACAGCAAGGGCGTGCCCGCGTTCTACATCCTGTCGTACGGCTGCCTCGCGTTCGTGATCGGCTACTGGATGCTGCCCGCGGTGTGGCGCTATGCGAAGGAGCGCGGACTCGTGTCGTTCGCCGATTACTTCGCGTCGAAGTACGACAGCCGCGCGATCGGCGTGCTGGTGTCGGTCGTCGCCGTGTTCGCGATGGTGTCGCTGCTGATGATCCAGTTGCGCGGCCTCGGCGTGATCGTGTCGGAGATGTCGTACGGGCTGATTCCGCAATCGGCCGCGATCTGGATCGCCGCGACGCTGATGGCGGTCTACATGGTCGTATCGGGCATCCACGGCTCGGCGAGCATCGCAATCTTCAAGGACGTGCTGATCCTCGCGATCGCGATCTTCCTCGGCCTGTACCTGCCGATGCACTACTACGGCGGCCTCGGCGAGATGTTCGCGAAGATCGACGCCGCGCATCCGGAGCTGCTGCGCATGCCCGAGCACGGCTTCAACCTGAGCTGGTACAACTCGACGATCCTGCTCACGTCGCTCGGCTACTACCTGTACCCGCACGGCTTCACCGCGATCTACGTCGCGAAGGACGAACGCGCGCTGCGCCGCAACGTGATCCTGATGCCGCTGTACCAGGTGCTGATCGCGTTCCTGTTCCTCGTCGGCTTCGCGGCCGTGATGACGGTGCACGGGCTCGAAGGTGCACAGACCGACCTCGCACTGCTGCGCCTCGTGAAGCAGACGTTCCCCGCGTGGTTCGTCGGCATCGTCGGCGGCACGGGTCTGTTGACCGCGCTGGTGCCGGGCTCGCTGATCATGCTGAACGCGTCGACGACGATCGCGCGCAACATCTACCGCGAAGGCTTCGCACCGAATGCGACCGACCGCGAGGTGACGCGCGTCGCGCGGATCGCGCTGCCGATCTTCACGCTGGTGGTCGTCTACTTCGTGCTGCGCGGCGGTGCAACCTTCGTCACGCTCGCGATCTTCTCGTCGAGCCTGCTCACGCAGCTCGTGCCGATGCTCGCGTCGAGCTTCCTGAAGCGGCCGTTCGGCACGCGGGAAGGCGCATTCGCGGGGATCGTCGCCGGTGCGATCGTGATCGCGATGACGAACTACTACGGCGTGACGCTCGCAGCGCTGTTCCCCGGCGCATCGAGCACGCTGACGTCGATCAACCCCGGGCTCGTCGCGCTCGCCGCGAACGCGGTGGTGTTCATCGCGATCAGCGCGGTACAGCGCAAGCTGAAGGCACGGGTGGCAGCGCCGGTCGGCTCCGCGTGA
- a CDS encoding DUF3311 domain-containing protein codes for MKFKLLLAALPFVGMYTGGSIAEVRPLLFGLPFLLVWNLIWMAATAAILAILFHLDERDAARDGRTGDAR; via the coding sequence ATGAAATTCAAATTGTTGCTGGCGGCGCTGCCGTTCGTCGGGATGTACACCGGCGGCTCGATCGCGGAGGTGCGGCCGCTGCTGTTCGGGCTGCCGTTCCTGCTCGTGTGGAACCTGATCTGGATGGCGGCGACTGCCGCGATCCTCGCGATCCTGTTCCATCTCGACGAGCGCGACGCGGCCCGCGACGGCCGCACGGGAGACGCGCGATGA
- a CDS encoding porin → MVRMMGTKTGAACMSAAIAMLFAGAAHAQSTVTLYGIVDAGVTYTNNAKGHSLWQFTGGNESGPRWGLIGSEDLGGGLKANFRLENGFNVANGALGQGGRMFGRSAWVGLSGANWGAVTLGRQYNSTQDILGSLQMSSFLAQYSTHPFDNDDINNTFRTNNAVKYVSPTIAGLQANLMYGFSNATGFANDNSWSAGVTYAHGPLNAGAAYTRVNHPAASATGAVASDNYYPGSASVFGAGLSSAVRQQIWGAGASYAIGQATLGLLYTGSNFGQATGGALRFSNYEGSVRYLITPALMAAAGYTYTKVSRGGDDGHYQQVSAGMQYLLSKRTDVYVNGFYQKASSGVGHAWIDGTDGPSTTTSQVAVVVGIRQKF, encoded by the coding sequence ATGGTGCGAATGATGGGTACGAAGACGGGCGCCGCGTGCATGAGCGCGGCCATCGCGATGTTGTTCGCCGGCGCCGCGCACGCGCAGTCGACGGTGACGCTGTACGGGATCGTCGACGCCGGCGTGACCTACACGAACAACGCGAAGGGTCATTCGCTGTGGCAATTCACGGGCGGCAACGAATCGGGCCCGCGCTGGGGCTTGATCGGTTCTGAAGATCTCGGCGGCGGCCTGAAGGCGAACTTCCGGCTCGAGAACGGCTTCAACGTCGCGAACGGCGCGCTCGGGCAGGGCGGCCGGATGTTCGGCCGCTCCGCATGGGTCGGCCTGAGCGGCGCGAACTGGGGCGCGGTGACGCTCGGCCGCCAGTACAACTCGACCCAGGACATCCTCGGCTCGCTGCAGATGAGCAGCTTCCTCGCGCAGTACTCGACGCACCCGTTCGACAACGACGACATCAACAACACGTTCCGCACCAACAACGCGGTCAAGTACGTGTCGCCGACGATCGCCGGCCTGCAGGCGAACCTGATGTACGGGTTCTCGAACGCGACGGGCTTCGCGAACGACAACAGCTGGAGCGCGGGCGTCACGTATGCGCACGGGCCGCTGAACGCGGGCGCCGCCTATACGCGCGTGAACCATCCGGCGGCCAGCGCGACCGGCGCGGTCGCATCCGACAACTACTACCCGGGATCGGCGTCGGTGTTCGGCGCCGGCCTGTCGAGCGCGGTGCGCCAGCAGATCTGGGGCGCGGGCGCGAGCTACGCGATCGGGCAGGCGACGCTCGGGCTGCTGTACACGGGCTCGAACTTCGGCCAGGCGACGGGCGGCGCGCTGCGCTTCAGCAACTACGAAGGCAGCGTGCGCTACCTGATCACGCCCGCGCTGATGGCCGCGGCCGGCTACACGTATACGAAGGTCTCGCGCGGCGGCGACGACGGTCACTATCAGCAGGTGTCCGCCGGCATGCAGTACCTGCTGTCCAAGCGCACCGACGTGTACGTGAACGGCTTCTACCAGAAGGCGTCGTCGGGCGTCGGCCATGCGTGGATCGACGGTACCGATGGTCCGTCGACGACGACGTCGCAAGTGGCGGTGGTGGTCGGCATCCGCCAGAAGTTCTGA
- a CDS encoding IclR family transcriptional regulator, with protein MQESHSPGTSPAARMSDPDEDTAAEVADAAGAAGTGMLQRAFAILRALAGMQQDGVRVTHLAKAVGLTQGTAHRILQSLIAEGMVEQDEQSKLYRLSVDFFALAALAGNPSSMRTLCRPALLRLCASLGETIFLLVKSGFDAVCLDLCEGPFPIRSFTGDIGGRVALGVGQGSLAILAFLPEAEREEVIRFNVPRVRGYGVLDEVYLRTEIERVRQLGYAGRNSGVLDGMAGVAVPILDRTGYPVGALSVGTLASRLGDDRMPMVVELLRRQAAAIGPRTNPFDAALRRPMHGLSGKTV; from the coding sequence ATGCAGGAATCCCATTCGCCCGGAACGTCGCCGGCCGCGCGCATGTCGGACCCGGACGAGGACACCGCCGCCGAGGTGGCCGATGCGGCCGGCGCGGCGGGCACCGGCATGCTGCAGCGTGCATTCGCGATCCTGCGCGCACTGGCCGGCATGCAGCAGGACGGCGTGCGCGTCACGCACCTCGCGAAGGCCGTCGGCCTCACGCAGGGCACCGCGCACCGGATCCTGCAGTCGCTGATCGCCGAAGGGATGGTCGAGCAGGACGAACAGTCGAAGCTGTACCGGCTGAGCGTCGATTTCTTCGCGCTCGCCGCGCTGGCCGGCAACCCGAGCAGCATGCGCACGCTGTGCCGGCCCGCGCTGCTGCGGCTATGCGCGAGTCTCGGCGAGACGATCTTCCTGCTCGTGAAGAGCGGTTTCGACGCGGTGTGTCTCGATCTGTGCGAAGGGCCATTCCCGATCCGGTCGTTCACCGGCGACATCGGCGGGCGCGTCGCGCTCGGCGTCGGACAGGGCAGCCTCGCAATCCTCGCGTTCCTGCCGGAAGCCGAGCGCGAGGAAGTGATCCGCTTCAACGTGCCGCGCGTTCGAGGCTACGGTGTGCTCGACGAGGTCTACCTGCGCACCGAGATCGAACGCGTGCGCCAGCTCGGCTACGCGGGCCGCAACAGCGGCGTGCTCGACGGGATGGCCGGCGTCGCGGTGCCGATCCTCGACCGTACCGGTTATCCGGTCGGCGCGCTGAGCGTCGGTACGCTGGCGTCGCGCCTCGGCGACGACCGGATGCCGATGGTCGTCGAACTGCTCAGGCGCCAGGCCGCCGCGATCGGCCCGCGCACGAACCCGTTCGATGCCGCATTACGGCGGCCGATGCACGGGCTATCAGGGAAAACCGTATAG
- a CDS encoding ABC transporter ATP-binding protein, giving the protein MSFLTLTDLTKSFGELTAVADVNLSVEQGEFVSLLGPSGCGKTTTLQMIAGFVDVTRGRIALDGQDITHMKPNRRGLGIVFQSYALFPHMSVAENVGFGLDMRGVDKAERAERIRAALALVRLDALAHRFPRELSGGQRQRVAIARAVVIEPPVLLLDEPMSNLDAKLREEMQFELRAIQRKIGTTTIMVTHDQSEALSISDRVVVMEAGRITQTDTPYRAYERPENHFVSQFIGKANLLPGTIVAQDDDAIRIDLGHDLAETGRAAHLPARERDMRIGDAVSVCIRPEKLRLCAPGAGRFAATVTSRFFLGSQWLYRVDSALGEVLVCCQNEGAEPLAEGAPVGVDWHSDAVRVMRREA; this is encoded by the coding sequence ATGTCGTTTCTCACGCTTACGGATCTGACGAAATCGTTCGGCGAGCTCACCGCCGTCGCCGACGTCAACCTGTCGGTCGAACAAGGCGAATTCGTGTCGCTGCTCGGGCCGTCGGGCTGCGGCAAGACCACGACGCTGCAGATGATCGCCGGCTTCGTCGACGTCACGCGCGGCCGCATCGCGCTCGACGGACAGGACATCACGCACATGAAGCCGAACCGGCGCGGGCTCGGCATCGTGTTCCAGAGCTATGCGCTGTTTCCGCACATGAGCGTCGCGGAGAACGTCGGCTTCGGTCTCGACATGCGCGGCGTCGACAAGGCCGAGCGCGCCGAGCGCATCCGCGCAGCGCTCGCGCTCGTGCGCCTCGATGCGCTCGCGCACCGCTTTCCGCGTGAATTGTCCGGCGGGCAGCGGCAGCGCGTCGCGATCGCACGTGCGGTCGTGATCGAACCGCCGGTGCTGCTGCTCGACGAGCCGATGTCGAACCTCGACGCGAAGCTGCGCGAAGAGATGCAGTTCGAACTGCGCGCGATCCAGCGCAAGATCGGCACGACGACGATCATGGTCACGCACGATCAATCGGAAGCGCTGTCGATCAGCGATCGCGTGGTCGTGATGGAAGCCGGCCGCATCACTCAGACTGACACGCCGTACCGCGCGTACGAACGCCCGGAGAACCACTTCGTGTCGCAGTTCATCGGCAAGGCGAACCTGCTGCCCGGCACGATCGTCGCGCAGGACGACGACGCGATCCGCATCGACCTCGGCCACGATCTCGCGGAGACGGGCCGCGCCGCGCACCTGCCGGCGCGCGAACGCGACATGCGCATCGGCGACGCCGTGTCGGTATGCATCCGTCCCGAGAAGCTGCGGCTGTGCGCGCCGGGCGCGGGCCGCTTCGCCGCGACCGTCACGAGCCGTTTCTTCCTCGGCAGCCAGTGGCTGTACCGCGTCGACAGCGCGCTCGGCGAAGTGCTCGTGTGCTGCCAGAACGAAGGCGCGGAGCCGCTCGCGGAAGGCGCGCCGGTCGGCGTCGACTGGCACAGCGACGCGGTGCGCGTGATGCGCCGGGAGGCCTGA
- a CDS encoding ABC transporter permease, with the protein MGQPTRPLSTDGAPAGLAQSAAASADAVPPRACGGPTLRATWRAHAPLWLMCTPASALFAALVLVPLAMTFALTFYRYDPATGPIAAFQFGNYAEVLGSSYFHTIFARTFGIAALTTAICVAIGTPEAYVLSKMRDPWRSLFLLVILAPLLVSVVVRAFGWSMLLNTSGLVNQAFGLVGLGPYKLEYTTFAIVIALVHVMLPFMVIPVWTALQRLDPQTEYAALSLGASPFTTLRRIVVPQLMPGVLSGSLMVFGLSASAFAIPGLLGGRRLKVAATAVYDEFLGSLNWPLGATIAVLLLVANLVVMLTYYRVLERRYARSLGGASR; encoded by the coding sequence ATGGGACAGCCTACCCGCCCGCTCTCGACCGACGGCGCGCCGGCCGGGCTCGCGCAATCGGCCGCGGCTTCCGCGGATGCCGTGCCGCCCCGTGCCTGCGGCGGCCCCACGCTGCGCGCGACGTGGCGCGCGCACGCGCCGCTGTGGCTGATGTGCACGCCCGCATCCGCGCTGTTCGCCGCACTCGTGCTCGTGCCGCTCGCGATGACCTTCGCGCTCACGTTCTACCGTTACGACCCGGCCACCGGCCCGATCGCTGCGTTCCAGTTCGGTAACTACGCGGAGGTGCTCGGCTCATCGTATTTCCATACGATCTTCGCACGCACGTTCGGCATCGCCGCGCTGACCACCGCGATCTGCGTCGCAATCGGCACGCCCGAAGCGTACGTGCTGTCGAAGATGCGCGATCCGTGGCGCTCGCTGTTCCTGCTCGTCATCCTCGCTCCGCTGCTCGTGTCGGTCGTCGTGCGAGCGTTCGGCTGGAGCATGCTGCTGAACACGAGCGGACTCGTGAACCAGGCGTTCGGGCTCGTCGGCCTCGGGCCGTACAAGCTCGAATACACGACGTTCGCGATCGTGATCGCGCTGGTGCACGTGATGTTGCCGTTCATGGTGATTCCCGTATGGACTGCGCTGCAGCGGCTCGATCCGCAGACCGAGTACGCGGCACTGTCGCTCGGCGCATCGCCGTTCACGACGCTGCGCCGCATCGTGGTGCCGCAACTGATGCCGGGCGTGCTGTCGGGCAGCCTGATGGTGTTCGGGTTGTCGGCGAGCGCGTTCGCAATTCCCGGCCTGCTCGGCGGACGCCGGTTGAAGGTCGCGGCGACCGCCGTCTACGACGAATTCCTCGGTTCGCTGAACTGGCCGCTCGGCGCGACGATCGCGGTGCTGTTGCTGGTCGCGAACCTCGTCGTGATGCTCACCTACTACCGCGTGCTCGAACGCCGCTATGCGCGCAGCCTCGGAGGCGCTTCCCGATGA
- a CDS encoding ABC transporter permease, with amino-acid sequence MRKNGPFALAFHTLVILFVLAPLVIVVLVAFTPGETLTLPTHGLSLRWFRAILDYPDFVTAFANSVKLAFASATLSLTIALPAGLAIGRAAFPGRAFLNGLLLSPLVIPGLVLGIALLRFFALIGATGSFAWLVVAHMIVITPFVMRLVLASVAGLDRSVEQAACSLGADPWTTFRRITLPMIVPGITGGWLLAFINSFDELTMSIFVTSPQTVTLPVRMYMYATESIDPMMASVSALVIFITAGAMLLLDRVYGLNRILIGQH; translated from the coding sequence ATGAGAAAAAACGGCCCCTTCGCCCTGGCGTTCCACACGCTCGTGATCCTGTTCGTGCTCGCGCCGCTCGTGATCGTCGTGCTCGTCGCGTTTACGCCCGGCGAAACGCTGACGCTGCCGACGCATGGCCTGTCGCTACGCTGGTTCCGCGCGATCCTCGACTATCCGGACTTCGTCACCGCATTCGCCAACAGCGTGAAGCTCGCGTTCGCGTCGGCGACGCTGTCGCTCACAATCGCGTTGCCCGCCGGACTCGCGATCGGCCGCGCGGCGTTTCCCGGCCGCGCGTTCCTGAACGGCCTGTTGCTGTCGCCGCTCGTGATCCCCGGCCTCGTGCTCGGCATCGCGCTGCTGCGCTTCTTCGCACTGATCGGCGCAACCGGTTCGTTCGCGTGGCTGGTGGTCGCGCACATGATCGTCATCACGCCGTTCGTGATGCGGCTCGTGCTCGCGTCCGTCGCCGGCCTCGACCGCAGCGTCGAGCAGGCTGCGTGCTCGCTCGGCGCCGATCCGTGGACGACGTTCCGCCGCATCACGCTGCCGATGATCGTGCCGGGCATCACCGGCGGCTGGCTGCTCGCGTTCATCAACAGCTTCGACGAGCTGACCATGTCGATCTTCGTCACGTCGCCGCAGACGGTCACGCTGCCGGTGCGCATGTACATGTACGCGACCGAATCGATCGATCCGATGATGGCGTCGGTATCGGCGCTGGTCATCTTCATCACCGCCGGCGCGATGCTGCTGCTCGATCGCGTGTACGGCCTGAACCGCATCCTGATCGGCCAACACTGA
- a CDS encoding (2Fe-2S)-binding protein — translation MSTATSRSTETPDEGAQFVRVAERERAAIAFTLDGRHAQALAGDTVLTAILVAQRRVRVSEFSGKPRAGFCLIGACQDCWVRTEAGARVRACSTPIAEGMRILTGAQPAVAGDAS, via the coding sequence ATGTCGACTGCCACTTCCCGTTCAACCGAAACCCCGGACGAAGGCGCGCAGTTCGTGCGCGTCGCCGAACGCGAGCGCGCCGCCATCGCGTTCACCCTCGACGGCCGCCACGCGCAGGCGCTCGCCGGCGACACCGTGCTCACCGCGATCCTTGTCGCGCAGCGCCGCGTGCGCGTGAGCGAATTCAGCGGCAAACCGCGCGCGGGCTTCTGCCTGATCGGCGCATGCCAGGACTGCTGGGTGCGCACCGAGGCCGGCGCACGCGTGCGCGCATGCTCGACGCCGATCGCCGAAGGCATGCGGATTCTCACCGGCGCGCAGCCCGCCGTGGCCGGAGACGCATCATGA
- a CDS encoding NAD(P)/FAD-dependent oxidoreductase has translation MSDALRPVIVGAGPAGVRAAEALVDAGLRPVVIDENARWGGQIYRQPPADGTFARGKRVLYGFEAAKADAVHQTMAALLPHVDYRPNTLAWACGAGRVDTLQDGRETTVPFSHLIVASGATDRMLPVPGWTLAGVYTLGGAQVALKSQGCAIGSRIVFAGTGPLLYLVAYQYAKAGAQVAAVLDTSPLRQQAAAVPALLRMPSTFAKGLYYIGWLRAHGVAIETGVTLERVLGERHVTGLAWHAAGGDAPPRMIDCDALGLGFGLRSETQLADLAGCRFRFDLLNSAWLPERDAAGRTSVRGIYVAGDGAGIAGADAAEASGRRAALALLDDAGIVTPSSPPSLAGKPDVATLDRTLARLGAFRAGLEAAFAPPAALAARCPDDTIVCRCEEIDAGTLRRCIRGGEATELNRLKALTRAGMGRCQGRMCGDATALVLAAETGRPLPEVGRLRAQPPVKPFPISAALAGDEVAAIPDEARDE, from the coding sequence ATGAGCGACGCACTGCGACCGGTGATCGTCGGCGCGGGGCCGGCCGGCGTGCGTGCCGCCGAGGCGCTGGTCGACGCGGGGCTGCGCCCCGTCGTGATCGACGAGAACGCGCGCTGGGGCGGACAGATCTACCGCCAGCCGCCGGCGGACGGTACGTTCGCGCGCGGCAAGCGCGTGCTGTACGGCTTCGAGGCCGCGAAGGCCGATGCCGTGCACCAGACGATGGCCGCGCTGCTGCCGCACGTCGACTATCGGCCGAACACGCTCGCATGGGCGTGTGGCGCGGGCCGTGTCGACACGCTGCAGGACGGCCGCGAAACGACCGTGCCGTTCTCGCACCTGATCGTCGCGAGCGGTGCGACCGATCGCATGCTGCCGGTGCCGGGATGGACGCTCGCGGGCGTCTATACGCTCGGCGGTGCGCAGGTCGCGCTGAAGTCGCAGGGCTGCGCGATCGGCAGCCGCATCGTGTTCGCGGGCACGGGGCCGTTGCTGTATCTCGTCGCGTATCAGTATGCGAAGGCCGGCGCGCAGGTCGCGGCCGTGCTCGACACGAGCCCGCTGCGCCAGCAGGCGGCCGCCGTCCCTGCGCTGCTGCGCATGCCGTCGACCTTCGCGAAGGGGCTGTACTACATCGGCTGGCTGCGCGCGCACGGCGTCGCGATCGAAACCGGCGTCACGCTCGAGCGCGTGCTCGGCGAGCGGCACGTGACGGGCCTCGCATGGCACGCGGCCGGCGGCGATGCGCCGCCGCGGATGATCGACTGCGATGCGCTCGGCCTCGGCTTCGGGCTGCGTTCGGAAACGCAGCTCGCGGATCTCGCCGGCTGCCGGTTCCGATTCGATCTGCTCAACAGCGCATGGCTGCCGGAACGCGACGCGGCCGGCCGCACGTCGGTGCGCGGCATCTACGTCGCGGGCGATGGCGCCGGCATCGCGGGCGCCGACGCGGCCGAGGCGTCCGGACGACGCGCGGCGCTCGCGCTGCTCGACGATGCGGGCATCGTGACGCCATCGTCGCCGCCGTCGCTGGCCGGCAAGCCCGATGTGGCGACGCTCGATCGCACGCTTGCCCGGCTCGGCGCGTTCCGCGCGGGCCTCGAAGCGGCGTTCGCACCGCCGGCCGCGCTCGCCGCGCGCTGCCCCGACGACACGATCGTGTGCCGCTGCGAGGAGATCGACGCGGGCACGCTGCGGCGCTGCATCCGCGGCGGCGAAGCGACCGAACTGAATCGGTTGAAAGCGCTGACACGCGCCGGGATGGGCCGCTGCCAGGGCCGCATGTGCGGCGACGCGACCGCGCTCGTGCTGGCCGCCGAAACCGGCCGCCCGCTCCCGGAGGTCGGGCGGTTGCGTGCGCAACCGCCGGTGAAGCCGTTTCCGATCTCCGCCGCACTCGCGGGCGACGAGGTCGCGGCGATTCCCGACGAGGCACGCGATGAATGA